A genomic region of Jeotgalibaca ciconiae contains the following coding sequences:
- a CDS encoding chemotaxis protein CheW: MIISLKDKLYAVQSSEVDEITGPQKWTEVPKAPQWVLGLINLRGNILSLIDFDKFLNNHGNTQQEEKLCYNNTVIIKSGKRKVALALGDVEEVVDVDESHIQLMDEQVNDAVEGVLLRNDRVINLINLPTLFSENEG; encoded by the coding sequence GTGATAATTTCTCTAAAAGATAAATTATACGCCGTTCAATCAAGTGAAGTGGATGAAATTACTGGGCCGCAAAAATGGACAGAAGTCCCTAAAGCCCCACAATGGGTACTTGGATTAATTAATCTTCGTGGAAACATTCTTTCACTAATCGATTTTGACAAATTTCTGAACAATCACGGAAATACTCAACAAGAAGAGAAATTGTGCTACAATAATACCGTTATTATAAAAAGCGGTAAAAGAAAAGTAGCCTTGGCATTAGGAGACGTGGAAGAAGTGGTTGATGTAGATGAAAGTCACATTCAATTAATGGATGAACAAGTCAACGATGCAGTTGAAGGAGTATTGTTAAGAAACGATCGTGTTATAAATCTTATCAATTTACCGACTTTATTTTCTGAAAATGAGGGGTAA
- the fliM gene encoding flagellar motor switch protein FliM: MNPVLSQEEIDALMEGMKTGQINVAEIEEKEQPKVKSYDFRRPIRLSKEYVSTLNMVFEEYAKTAGNLLTTQLRSNVSLELKSIEQVSFDEFLHSVPRFTMMGMFHADPQPGIQIVELNPQICFQLIEILCGSSEERVFSEEVTKDYFTEIELAILEDVIRQFGVAFQNAWRDIVPLEVNMDSMEHNSQMIQAISPNEPVTLITFVIEMMGNSSFMNLCIPYVFFETLLDKLSLRNWFHSGKGTDASDQDQLTKNIQGVRLDLEVTLGKTQISLDNFLQLELGDIIPLEEKINDPLVLSIEKQPYYLVKPGIIENKMAVEVLEDIGGNQEE; the protein is encoded by the coding sequence GTGAATCCAGTCTTGTCACAAGAAGAAATCGATGCGCTGATGGAAGGTATGAAGACCGGTCAAATTAATGTAGCCGAGATAGAAGAAAAAGAGCAACCAAAAGTAAAAAGCTATGATTTTAGAAGACCGATACGCCTTTCTAAGGAATATGTGTCTACTTTAAACATGGTTTTTGAAGAATATGCAAAAACCGCTGGTAATTTGTTAACGACGCAACTACGCTCCAACGTTTCGTTGGAATTAAAATCTATCGAACAAGTCAGTTTTGATGAGTTTTTACATTCAGTTCCTCGTTTTACAATGATGGGAATGTTTCATGCTGACCCGCAACCGGGAATCCAAATTGTTGAATTAAATCCTCAAATTTGTTTCCAATTGATAGAAATACTTTGTGGAAGTTCAGAAGAAAGAGTCTTCTCAGAAGAAGTCACCAAAGATTATTTTACAGAAATCGAACTAGCTATTTTGGAAGATGTTATTCGTCAATTTGGAGTTGCTTTTCAAAATGCTTGGCGTGACATCGTTCCTCTTGAAGTGAATATGGATTCAATGGAACATAATTCGCAAATGATACAAGCCATTTCTCCTAATGAACCAGTTACGTTAATTACTTTCGTAATTGAAATGATGGGAAACTCTTCTTTTATGAATTTATGTATTCCTTATGTTTTCTTTGAAACATTGTTAGATAAATTAAGTCTCCGTAATTGGTTTCATTCAGGAAAAGGTACAGATGCCTCTGATCAAGATCAGTTAACGAAAAACATTCAAGGTGTTCGTTTAGATTTAGAAGTAACACTAGGAAAAACACAAATTAGTCTGGATAATTTTCTTCAATTAGAGTTAGGAGATATTATTCCGCTTGAAGAAAAAATAAATGATCCGCTTGTTCTTTCGATTGAAAAGCAGCCATATTATTTAGTAAAACCGGGCATAATAGAGAATAAAATGGCAGTAGAAGTGCTAGAGGATATAGGAGGAAATCAAGAAGAATGA
- the fliY gene encoding flagellar motor switch phosphatase FliY, producing MSDSALTQEEIDKMMASLSSAPEEPAEELSQMDKDIIGEVGNISMSQAATTLSEILGYKVRITTPRVKSTNMKSILAESDRPKVITSIEFKKGITGNNMLMLDVSDSGKIANLMMGGDGLVQSETLTEIEMSAVAEAMNQMIGSASTAMATMFGRTVDIFPPEVSLWDEKNTVSIDENQLDISVCEISFELEVESILKSTIMQVFTLDAVRDMTRLMLEDEATVIEEVTVQESQVVVQAPEAEEEKVSVKKPEFQMLEDSDVKHRPKNLDLIMDVPLELSVMLGQSKKTIRDILSLGTGSVVELDKMTEEPLSIYVNGKMIAEGEVVVINENFGIRITNILSKESRINNL from the coding sequence ATGAGCGATTCAGCGTTAACACAAGAAGAAATCGATAAAATGATGGCAAGTTTGTCATCTGCTCCGGAAGAACCGGCTGAAGAATTGAGCCAAATGGATAAAGATATCATTGGCGAAGTTGGAAATATTTCTATGTCACAAGCTGCCACTACTTTATCTGAAATATTGGGATATAAGGTCCGTATTACAACGCCTCGGGTAAAATCTACCAATATGAAGAGTATCTTAGCAGAATCAGATAGACCAAAAGTTATTACTTCCATTGAATTTAAAAAAGGAATTACTGGCAATAACATGTTGATGCTAGATGTGAGTGATTCTGGGAAAATTGCCAACTTAATGATGGGTGGCGATGGCCTGGTTCAATCAGAGACTTTGACGGAGATTGAAATGAGTGCCGTAGCCGAAGCGATGAATCAAATGATCGGTTCAGCGTCTACAGCGATGGCAACCATGTTTGGAAGAACTGTTGATATTTTTCCTCCAGAAGTGTCTTTATGGGATGAAAAAAATACTGTTTCGATTGATGAAAATCAATTAGATATTTCAGTTTGTGAGATTTCATTTGAACTGGAAGTTGAATCGATTCTCAAGAGTACGATTATGCAGGTATTCACACTTGATGCAGTGCGGGATATGACACGTCTAATGTTGGAAGATGAAGCTACTGTTATCGAGGAAGTAACTGTACAAGAATCCCAAGTAGTCGTACAAGCACCAGAAGCGGAAGAAGAAAAAGTTTCGGTTAAAAAGCCTGAATTTCAAATGTTGGAAGATTCCGATGTAAAACATCGCCCGAAAAACCTAGATTTGATTATGGATGTTCCGTTAGAATTGAGCGTCATGTTGGGACAAAGCAAGAAGACTATAAGGGATATCTTGTCGCTAGGTACCGGTTCAGTCGTTGAATTGGATAAAATGACAGAAGAGCCATTAAGTATTTATGTAAATGGGAAAATGATTGCGGAAGGCGAAGTTGTTGTGATTAACGAGAACTTCGGTATTCGAATTACAAATATATTAAGTAAAGAAAGCCGTATAAATAATTTATGA
- the flgM gene encoding flagellar biosynthesis anti-sigma factor FlgM, translated as MKITNGHQHYLRNVRNTQNLSAESQKQSIKKTSNQEYVSVEISDEAKKLSEAKMSIASTEKIEAIKKAIQDGSYQVSAEKIANGIVDTMAAQKKGNR; from the coding sequence ATGAAAATTACTAATGGTCACCAACATTATTTAAGGAATGTTCGTAACACACAAAACTTATCTGCTGAGAGCCAAAAGCAATCGATTAAAAAAACAAGCAATCAAGAATATGTATCTGTCGAAATTTCAGACGAAGCCAAAAAACTATCCGAAGCGAAGATGAGCATTGCTTCCACTGAAAAGATAGAGGCAATTAAAAAAGCGATTCAAGACGGCAGTTATCAAGTATCTGCTGAAAAGATAGCAAACGGAATCGTTGATACAATGGCTGCACAGAAAAAAGGTAATCGATAA
- a CDS encoding flagellar export chaperone FlgN, which produces MADKNIAFLEDFITLLETEKAALMNNDSKEISKIIEEKKVFVEVFPTIDFSKEDRKKVEQAVAEIQELQKTNLLLTKQSIRFIESVMDAFNDGVKKANKTYSKDGHHTGASQANLLNQSL; this is translated from the coding sequence ATGGCAGATAAAAATATTGCTTTTTTAGAAGATTTTATTACGTTATTAGAAACAGAAAAAGCAGCTTTAATGAACAACGACAGTAAAGAAATCTCGAAAATAATAGAAGAAAAAAAAGTTTTTGTAGAAGTATTTCCAACAATCGATTTTAGTAAGGAAGACCGCAAAAAAGTGGAACAGGCTGTAGCTGAAATACAGGAACTACAAAAAACGAATCTTTTGCTAACGAAACAAAGCATTCGATTCATTGAAAGTGTAATGGATGCTTTTAACGATGGGGTAAAAAAAGCAAACAAAACATATTCTAAGGATGGACATCATACAGGCGCGTCACAAGCAAACTTGTTGAACCAGTCGTTATAG